The Eubacterium sp. MSJ-33 genomic sequence GGCGCTGTAAGCATTTCATCCCCTATATTCACCCCTTCCGCAAAAGCAGTGATTTCCTGTTTTGTCACCAGTCCTCTGATTCTTGCATAATATGTTTTTTTCACATGTTTGCCAGGGGCAAGCAAATCATTCGCAAGTTTTCCGTCATTTGTGAGAATAAGCAAACCTTCCGTATCCTTATCCAGTCGTCCGACCGGAAACAAATCTCTTCTTTTATGTCCGGTAATCAGATCGATAACCGTCTTTTCTTTTTTGTCAGTTGTTGCAGATACTACCCCCTGTGGTTTATGCAGCATATAATAAGAATAACTTTCATATATAACCGGCTTTCCCTGCACGCAAACCGCATCACATTCCAGATTGATTTTATCTTCTGCCCGTTTACAGACAACGCCATTGACCGTTATCTGTCCGGTCTTCAACAATCCCTTTACATCCTTCCTGCTGCCAAACCCGGCATCTGCCAGATACTTGTCCAATCTTATATTCGCCATACTATACCTGTCCTTCTTAATTCTAAGCAAAAGAAAAGATCCACAGTCGCCCGCGGATCTTCCCATTCTTATTATCAATCCTCTTGGGGAGATTGAACTATCTATACTTTTGACTAAAATAGGCTATCGTAAAAATTCCCGATGGATGCACCTGCAATCGTTCCGGATGTATTATAGATTCCGGATGTCATATATGCAGTGGCATCATTTACAAGCTGCATCAGACGATTCTGTGTGTTGCTTCCAAATGAGAAATCTCCTGCAAATAATTTCTTTACATCCGCCATATCTGCAGAAGCAAACGTCTCTTCATTCAATGACAATGTATTATCATCCTTAATCGTAATACCGATCTTAGATAAAGCATTCGCATAATTATCTGTCTGTGATGCCAGACGAGCCGCATCCTTTTGCACATTAGAATTATCTGATTTCTGTGTACCTTCAATGACGCTGTTATAACTGTCTACAAAGCTCTTCACATTCTTCAAAACCGTATCCGTATCTTCTGTCTGATACATCTTCTCATTGCGAAGCGTTGTAATGTCCTTCCACGCACTCTCCGATGCAGATTTCGTTATCTTATCTTCCGATTTTGTACTAATATCGTTCGAAAACCGTTTCTGTGTTGCCTGCTTTGCACCATCCTTGGAATAATAATGTTTCGCAAGCTTCAGATAACTACCATTTCGTATAGAATTATAATCACTTAAGAGGCCCGTCATACTGTTCGAGTTGCTAGAAGATCTTCCTAACATACTATTAAAAAAATTACTACTAATATTAAAACTCATATTCCAGCCTCCTTTCCATATATTGCTGTTCATTCTTATTTGCAGTATACTACATTTCTATCCTGTTTGTAAAGTCATTTACGGATTCGCTCCGTTATTTTCTGTTGTCTCCGCACTATCCGAAGTAGCGCGTTTCAGATATATAACTTCATCGGTGTACATCCCATTACTTTCAAGTGCCGTTTCCGTCCATATAGTTGTGCATGCCTCATCCGAATAAGCACTGTACTCCATCAATCCAAGTTTCACCGGCTTGTCAATCGGAACATTATATGTACTTTCCAGCCCGTTTCCTTCCAATACCTTGCATGTAACGGTTCTTGTCAATACTGCATTCTGCGTTGTCTCTATCTCTTCCGGATACTCATATTCGCATCCCTCTGTAATCCATGAATAGGATACCTTTTCGCCATTTGAATCATAGCAATAATACTCCAAAACCCTATAAGAGTCATCCAATATATACTTGAATACATACGAAGCACTTTCGTTCTTGTAATCTGTTTCTACAACCAGATCCTCATCTTCCCTGTAAATATCTTTAATTGTCTGATCTGCCTCTGTCAACGATATAATCATATCGTTATGGTTTGTGCTGATTATCGCATCTGCCAC encodes the following:
- the fliD gene encoding flagellar filament capping protein FliD, which produces MSFNISSNFFNSMLGRSSSNSNSMTGLLSDYNSIRNGSYLKLAKHYYSKDGAKQATQKRFSNDISTKSEDKITKSASESAWKDITTLRNEKMYQTEDTDTVLKNVKSFVDSYNSVIEGTQKSDNSNVQKDAARLASQTDNYANALSKIGITIKDDNTLSLNEETFASADMADVKKLFAGDFSFGSNTQNRLMQLVNDATAYMTSGIYNTSGTIAGASIGNFYDSLF
- a CDS encoding pseudouridine synthase; this encodes MANIRLDKYLADAGFGSRKDVKGLLKTGQITVNGVVCKRAEDKINLECDAVCVQGKPVIYESYSYYMLHKPQGVVSATTDKKEKTVIDLITGHKRRDLFPVGRLDKDTEGLLILTNDGKLANDLLAPGKHVKKTYYARIRGLVTKQEITAFAEGVNIGDEMLTAPAELVVKRAGAESEIEITITEGRYHQIKRMFESVGMQVVYLKRLQMGTLRLDETLACGQYRKLTKQEVFALKNRQIS